From the Prosthecobacter sp. SYSU 5D2 genome, the window CTCCAGCGGCCGGGCGGCGAGCGCCTGGATTTCGTCTTCAGAAAGTCCTGCGGCAGTTTCCGCGAGGCGGCCGGCATCCGGAGGGCACAGTTGTACCTGCGGCAGGCCGAGCGGAGGGCGGGCATCAAAGCTGCGCCAGTCACCGCCGGTCTGCACACGGGCCTGGGCGGTGGCCGCATCCACGATCTCAATGGGACCTAACAAACGGTTTGTCACGGAGGCTGTGTAAAACATGCCTCGCCGGGCATCGCCAATGACCTGGCAGTCCGCCTCCGGGGCGGTGGTGATGGAGGGCCAGCCGATGACGGGCCAGCCACGTGACAGGGCGATGCCCTGTGCCGCGGCAATGGCGATGCGCACGCCCGTGTAGGAGCCGGGTCCGGTGCCGATGATGATGAGGCCCGGCTCGCTGCCCATCGCCTCCAGCGCCTGGCCGAGCGGGGCAAAGACCTGGGCATTGTGCGACCGCTCGGCGGTGAAAACGGCCTCAAAAAGGAGGGTGCCCTCGCGCAGCACGGCGATGACTCCACGGGTGGAGGAGAGGTCAATGGCGAGGACGGTGCGGCTGTGGCTCATGGCTGGGCGGAGGTGCCTTCCATCACCCGCCTTTCGCCATTGGGCAAGGACGTGAAATGAAACCAGCGGGTGTGCTCCGGCAGCAGGTCCGGAAACAGGTCCGCCCACTCCACGATGACCACGCCGGGCTCGTCCAGAAAGTCATCCCAGCCGACGGTCAGCACCTGCTCCGGGCGGTCCATGCGGTAAAAGTCGAAGTGAAAAACCGGTACGCTGCCGTCCAGGTATTCATGCACCAGGGTGAAGGTGGGACTGGTCACATCCACCCTGGAACCGAGGCCGCTGACAATGCCCTTGGTGGCCTGCGTTTTCCCTGCGCCCAGGTGCCCGCAGAGGGCGATGACCGCGCCTTTCTGGAGGCTGCTGGCGAGCATGCGGCCCCAGTCAAAGGTGGCTTCAGGTGTGGGCAGGAGGGCAGGGGAGTGCATGGGATTCCGGGTTTAAAAATGCTCCCATCCGCCGCCGATGGCATGGCCGGTCTTCATCCCTTCCACCAGGGTGCCGATGCATGTCAGCTTCAGTTTGGGAAAGGCGGTCTTCCAGTCTGCGAGTTGCGCCTGGGTGACGCTGGGGGCAAGGGCCAGCAGCAGCTCATAGTCCTCACCATCGCCCAAGGCTTGGGCGAGAGTGCAGCCGGGGTTTTTCGGAATGGCTTTCGCGTCCAGTTCGAATCCGAGACCGCAGGCGGCGGCCATCCGGGGCAGGTCTTTGGACAGGCCGTCGCTAAGATCCATCATGGCCCGCACCGGCAGGTTTTGGGCGATCCAGTGGGCCTCTTTCATCCGCGGCTCAAATTTCAGGTGCTTGCCACGGATGGAGCCGCCGAGGCGGCCGGTGACATAGAGCTGGTCGCCGACGGAAGCAGCACTCCGGGAAATCCATTTTTTGGCCGGGGCGGTGCCGGTCAGGCTGACGGTGATGATGAGCTGGCTGCCTGAGGAAGTCTCGCCGCCGACGATGTTGACGCCATAGGAGTCCGCCATGGCGCGCAGCCCGGCATACACCTCCAGCACCCGTTTGACCGGCGTCTGCGGCGGCGCGATGAGTGTGACGAGCGCATGTCGTGGCGTGGCGGCCATGGCGGCAAAGTCGCTGATGACACGGGCCATCGCCTTGCGGCCGATGAGCTTCGCGGGCGTCTCCGGTGTGAAGTGTACGCCTTCCACCACGGTATCCGTTTTGAGCAGCAGGTTCTCCCGGCTGCCTTTCACCACCGCGCAGTCATCGCCAGGACCGAGGATGACGCTGACATCCTTTTTCAGATCTTTGATGATAAGGCGGATGAGCTCGTTCTCACCAATGTCGGTCAGAGTGGTCATTTCAGCTCAGGGAAAAACAGCATGAGGGCGATGCTGGTGCCATTAAAAACCGCATGCATCAGGATGGGCACCGCCAGGCTGCCGGTGCGCTCATACGCGGCGCAAAAGACCAGCGCCAGGATGGCCAGCGGGATCATGCTGCCGATGTGAAAATGAACGACGGCAAACAGCAGGGCGGAGCAGAGGGCGGCAAAATAACCGTCCGTAAAGCGCTTGATGACACCATAGATAAAGCCGCGAAAAATGACTTCTTCAACAATGGGTGCCACGATGGCCGCCGCGATGACCAGGAGCGTTTTCGCCAGCGGGTCAGTGGATTTACGAAAAGCTTCCACTGATTCCTGCTGCGCCAGGTCCGGCCAGAAACCCTCCAGCCACAGCGTGACCACTGAGGACGTGAACATGACGATGACCAGGGTGGGCAGCATGAAAATGAGCACCGTAGTGAAAACGCGTCCGGCACTGAGCCGGCGGATGCCAAAGAGGTCCACGGGATCCAGATTACGGATGGCCCGCAGATAGAAAAGCAGGACGGCACAGACGAGAAGCTGCATCAAAATGCTGACAAACATGGCCGTGGCGCTCAGTTCCGTGTCAGCGGCTGCGGCGGATTCAGCGGCAGGTACCACCTTTTGCAGACCGCCCAGCAGCAGAATGGAAATGGCCGCCAGGACGATGGCATCCAGGCTGGTGTAAGGGAGGACTTCGACCTTGCCCCCTAAATTCCAAACGGCGCTGGGGCGGGTCTGACGCACCCATTTATAGGCCGCCACGCCGATCAGCAGCGCCAGCCAGACAATGAGGGTGATGTCGCGCAATACACCGGCGGTAGGGGCATCCATGTGAGTGAAGGCGTATGGCTCAATGCAGGTAGGAACCCGGCAGGTAATACATCATGCCCGGTTGCAGCTTCGGCATCACGCCGCTGGTGAAGTCCACTTCCACCTTGGCGGGTGTCTGAGCTTTGGCCGAGGCCATGCCCAGGACGCTGAAGAGCGTGGGCTGAGACTCATACTTTACCACCATGGCATCCGGGGCCGCGCCCAGCTCACGGGCCAGGGTGTAGGCATCTTCGATGTAGCCGATCTGGTCCACCAGCTTTGCATCGAGCGCCTGCCTGCCGGTGACGATGCGGCCATCAGCCACGGTGTTGCGGAGGACATCTTTCGGCACTTTTCGGGCATCGGAGACGATGCCGAGAAAGCGGTCATACATGGTGTCCACCAGGCCCTGGATGTAGGCTTTCTCGTCCTCGCGCATCGGGCGGGAGCCGCTCAGAGTGTCCTTATATGCACCGCTGGTGAAGGTCTGCGGGGCCAGACCCACTTTCCCATACAGCTCATGGTAATTCGTGGAGGACATGATGACGCCGATGCTTGCCGTCAGGGTCGTCTCGCTGGCCACCACCTTCGTCGCTCCGCAGGCCACATAATAGCCGCCGCTGGCCGCCACGGAGTCCATGTAAACGACCACCGGTTTTTTCTCAGCCGCCTTTTTCACCGCCGCATAAATGATGTCGGAGGCGGTGACCTCGCCCCCAGGGGAATTGACCCGCAGAACGATGGCCTTCACCTGGTCATCCTCCAGCGCCTGTTCCAGGCTGCGCTTGATGGTGTCCACGCTCGGCAGCGCGGCTTCGAGAAATCCGCCGGTGCTCATGGAACTGATGATGCCTTCCAGATCCAGGTGTACGATGCGGTCACTGACACCCGTTTTGCCGCTGACCACGATTTTTTCCGTCAGCTTTTCAGGCTGTACGGGCAGGCCTGGAAGGCTGCTGCCTACTAGAGTCATGAATTGCAGGGCATTGAGCCCCAAACTAACAAACAAAAACGCCACCAGTGCAGCCAGCAGACAGCCATAAACAGTTCGATTCATGCCGCAATCCTAGGCGGGACCCGGTGCGGGCGCAAAAGGAATGAAGAGGATTCACTCCGTCATTCGGGTGGAAGCGGACGCCGCAAAATCTGAAGAAGGGGATTCAAAGTCTGAATGAAACCTGCTGTCAGATCCCGTTCAATACGCCACAACCATGAACCGCCGCCATTTCCTCCAATCCCTCGCCGCAGTCGGTGCGGCACCTGCCTGGGCCGCTGCCGCCTCCTGGAAGCTTAACTACATGCTGGCCTCCTCCATGTATGGCAACCTGTCCCTGACGGAAATTCTGCCCGAGGTCAAAAAAACCGGCGCGACAGGCATTGAACTGTGGCCTAAAAAACACGGTACCCAGC encodes:
- the tsaB gene encoding tRNA (adenosine(37)-N6)-threonylcarbamoyltransferase complex dimerization subunit type 1 TsaB, with protein sequence MSHSRTVLAIDLSSTRGVIAVLREGTLLFEAVFTAERSHNAQVFAPLGQALEAMGSEPGLIIIGTGPGSYTGVRIAIAAAQGIALSRGWPVIGWPSITTAPEADCQVIGDARRGMFYTASVTNRLLGPIEIVDAATAQARVQTGGDWRSFDARPPLGLPQVQLCPPDAGRLAETAAGLSEDEIQALAARPLEPVYLQEAFITKARKAGKKVPGSRPA
- the tsaE gene encoding tRNA (adenosine(37)-N6)-threonylcarbamoyltransferase complex ATPase subunit type 1 TsaE; this translates as MHSPALLPTPEATFDWGRMLASSLQKGAVIALCGHLGAGKTQATKGIVSGLGSRVDVTSPTFTLVHEYLDGSVPVFHFDFYRMDRPEQVLTVGWDDFLDEPGVVIVEWADLFPDLLPEHTRWFHFTSLPNGERRVMEGTSAQP
- a CDS encoding thiamine-phosphate kinase; this translates as MTTLTDIGENELIRLIIKDLKKDVSVILGPGDDCAVVKGSRENLLLKTDTVVEGVHFTPETPAKLIGRKAMARVISDFAAMAATPRHALVTLIAPPQTPVKRVLEVYAGLRAMADSYGVNIVGGETSSGSQLIITVSLTGTAPAKKWISRSAASVGDQLYVTGRLGGSIRGKHLKFEPRMKEAHWIAQNLPVRAMMDLSDGLSKDLPRMAAACGLGFELDAKAIPKNPGCTLAQALGDGEDYELLLALAPSVTQAQLADWKTAFPKLKLTCIGTLVEGMKTGHAIGGGWEHF
- a CDS encoding type II CAAX endopeptidase family protein, with product MDAPTAGVLRDITLIVWLALLIGVAAYKWVRQTRPSAVWNLGGKVEVLPYTSLDAIVLAAISILLLGGLQKVVPAAESAAAADTELSATAMFVSILMQLLVCAVLLFYLRAIRNLDPVDLFGIRRLSAGRVFTTVLIFMLPTLVIVMFTSSVVTLWLEGFWPDLAQQESVEAFRKSTDPLAKTLLVIAAAIVAPIVEEVIFRGFIYGVIKRFTDGYFAALCSALLFAVVHFHIGSMIPLAILALVFCAAYERTGSLAVPILMHAVFNGTSIALMLFFPELK
- the sppA gene encoding signal peptide peptidase SppA produces the protein MNRTVYGCLLAALVAFLFVSLGLNALQFMTLVGSSLPGLPVQPEKLTEKIVVSGKTGVSDRIVHLDLEGIISSMSTGGFLEAALPSVDTIKRSLEQALEDDQVKAIVLRVNSPGGEVTASDIIYAAVKKAAEKKPVVVYMDSVAASGGYYVACGATKVVASETTLTASIGVIMSSTNYHELYGKVGLAPQTFTSGAYKDTLSGSRPMREDEKAYIQGLVDTMYDRFLGIVSDARKVPKDVLRNTVADGRIVTGRQALDAKLVDQIGYIEDAYTLARELGAAPDAMVVKYESQPTLFSVLGMASAKAQTPAKVEVDFTSGVMPKLQPGMMYYLPGSYLH